The genome window CAGCTCCTCGGTGGGTTCGGCCGTGCGCAGGGTCGCCGGCGGGCTCATCCAGTTGAGCGGCTTGTAGGAGCCGCCGTCCGAATGCACCAGCACGGAGCCGTCGGCCTTGACCAGCAGCAGGCGGGTCGCCTGGGGCAGGTGGGCGCGCAGACGCCCCTCGTAGTTGACGGAACACCGGGCTATTACCAAACGCACACAGGGGAGTCTAGCGGTCCGGGAGGCGGGGCCGTGAAAGGGCGGGCTGTGGAAAGATGATGGCGTGCCACGCTCGAACCGCCCCCGCCGCTCCGGGCCCTCCCGGCGCCAGGCGCCGGCCCCCGGTCGGCAGGACCGGTTGGATGCCCTGCTGGGCCTGGATCCCGGTTACCGGCAGGAACAGGGGCACGACGGCGGCTGGCATGTCCGCCAGATCGCCGCCTGGCGCGCGGTGAAGGACTACACCTGCCCCGGTTGCGGCCGGACGATTCCGCCCGGGCTGGCGCACCTGGTGACCTGGCGTTCGGATTCGATCTTCGGTGACGAGGCGGCCGGCGCGGACCGGCGGCATTGGCACCAGCCCTGTTGGTCCAATCGTCGGCAGGACGGGCTCTACTGACGGGCTGCTAGATCCGGTCCTGCCGGGGGATCAGCACTTCCTTGACCACCAGCATGACGGCCGCCGCGAGCGGGATGGCCATCAGGGCGCCCAGCACCCCGAGGAGGGCGGCCCCGGCGATCACGGCGATCACGGCGACCGAACCCGGTACGGCCACGGCCTTGCTCATCACCCGCGGGGAGACGAAGTAGGCCTCCACCTGGAGGTAGATGAAGTAGATGGCGGCGAAGATCAGGGCCTGCTGCCATCCGCCGGTCAGGGCCACGAGGGTCAGGATGATGCCGCCGGTCATGGCGCCCACGAGGGGGATGAAGGCCATCAGTCCGGCGAAGAAGGCCAGGAGCGCCCCGAAGGGGATCCCCGCGATGGAGATGGCGATGAACGCGACCAGCCCGTTGAGGCCCGCCACGACCGACTGGCCGATGACGTAGTGGCCCACGGAGGAGGTGATCTCCTCGCCGAGGTACTCCACCCTGGGGCGCCGGGTGCTGGGGGCCAGCCGGTAGGCCCAGAACTTCATGGCCGGCAGGGTCGCGAGGAAGTACAGGGTCAGGACCAGCACGATCAGCACGGAGAACCCGGTGTTGACGATGGCGGTGCCCACCCCGAAGAGCCCACCGAAGACGGCCGTCACGTTGGACGAGTCGCCGATGAACTTCTCCAGCTCCGTCACGGCGATGTCCCGGATGCCGAACTGGCTGTCCAGGTCATGGAAGAACTGTGATTCCAGGAAGTCAGAGACCATGGCCGGCAGGTCATTGACGAAGGCCGTGGTCTGCTCGACCACCGTGGGGATGAGCAGGGAGAAGAAGAGTGTCAGGATCGCCGCCAGCAGCAGGACGGCCGCCGCCACGCCCACCCCCCGGGGAGCACCCCACGATTCGATGCGCCGGACCACCGGGTCCAAGCCGAGGGAGATGAACAGGGCCGCGCCGATCCACACGAGCAACTGGGTGTTGGCGGAGATGATCCCGTACAGCAGGAAGGCCAGGCCCACGCCGAACGTGAACAGGAAGCCGGTCTGGACCGGATGGGCCCAGTGGACCAGCCGGATTCGGTGGGACGGGTCGGCGGCGTCGGCGGCACGGACTGCGGGTCCGGTGCTCGCCTCGGTCTCTGCTGCGGAAGGTGACGTGGCCGCCGGCCGGAGCTCGAATCGGGGCCGGGGCCGTGCACCGGGCAGCCGGCGCGCGGCCCACCACCTGCGGAGGAGGCCGGAGCGCGGCGCGGCGGCTGCGGCGTCGGCGGCTGCGGGGGTACCGGAGGCGGCCCCGGACGGGCTGCCGGAGGCGGCTTCTGGGACGGCACCGGAAGCCGCATGGGGGGAGTCATGGTCCTGCACAAGCCACAGGTTACGTCACCGGCCCGAGTCATGTGACGACCTGCGTCGTTATCATTTGGTGACCTTCTCGGTATACTGGGGCGTTGAGGTGCGGCGAGGTGCGGCAGGGTTCTGCCCTCGCAACGCCATCCTCGCCACCAGCACCGCCCACACCACAGCCACCACCTCAGCCCCCCCGAACCACAGACAGGTAGACCGCGTGCGAGTTGTTTCCGGAGTAGTAGCCCTGATACTGGGCCTTGCCGCCATTTTCGGCGCCGTCGGCCTGCAGACGATCTGGGCCCCTCCGGCGACGCTGACGGCCACGACGGACCAGTCCTCCGTCGATGCCGCGCCGGAGGCTCCCCTGACCGTCATCACCGGTGGCATCAATGAGGCCGCGGAGGACCCGGTGGACTACACGCTCACCGGTGACGGTGACTACACGGTCATGCTCGGCCAGACCCGGGACATCGAGGCGTGGATCGGGGACGCCGCCCACAACACCGTCACCGGCGTCGAGACCGAGGTGCCGAACGGCCAGGATCCGCGGGTCGTGGTGGAGCACACCGAGGGAGAGGCCACGGTTCCCGACCCCGCAGGTTCCGATCTGTGGGTGGACACCCAGGAGGCCAGCGGCACGATCGAGCAGCGGTGGTCCGTGCCGTCCGAGGGGGAGTGGTCCCTGTTGGTCGCCGCTGACGGCACCGAGCCCGCACCGGCCGAAATGACGGTGAGCTGGACCAACACCCTCGGCGACAGCCCGTGGATCGTCCCGCTGGCCATCATCGGTGGCCTGCTGGTCCTCGCCGGACTCGGCCTGCTGGTGTGGGCGCTCCTGATCCGTCGCCGTTCGGCTCCGGGCAACACGGGAAACCACCACCACCATCACAACGACAACAACGACGACGGCGGCGCCGGCCGAACCAGCGCCGGCTCCCCAGACGTGCGAGGCAGCTCGGCCTCGACCATTCCGAACACCTCGACCACTCCGAACGCCCCGACCACGCCGCCCACCGACGGCACCGGTCAGGTCTCCCGCACGCAGGCTGCCCGCACGCAGGCTTCCCGCACGCAGGCTGCCCGCCCTCATGCGTCCCGTGCCCGGCTCGCCGGCCTCCTGGCCGGAAGCCTGGCGCTGGCGGGTGTCCTGGGCGTGGGCCCGGCGACCGCACAGGGCACCCAGAGTGCTCCAGCCAGCGACGCGCCCCAGGCCTCAGACGAGGCGTCGGCTGACGAGAACGACCAGTACCCGATCCTGACCGACAGCCAGTTGGAGCGCATCCTCGGCCAGATCGAGTCGGTCGTGGCCGAAGGTGATGCGGAGCAGGATCCCGAGGTCCTCAAGCCCCGCGTGGCCGACCCCCAACTGTCCATGCGGGGCGCCAACTACGCCAATGTCCAGGTCTCGGACGACGTGCGGGCGGCAGAGCCGGTGGCGGCCGCACCCATCCGATCCGTGCTGGCTCCCGCCGATCCTGCGTTCCCCCGCACGGTCACCGTGGTGACCCAGGGTGAGGACAACGCCACCCCGCAACTGCTGATGCTGCGGCAGGATTCCGCGCGGGCGCGATACCGGCTGGTGACCGCCGCATCCATGATCCCGGCGGCCAGGCTGCCGGCCAGCGACCTGTCCAACACCGAGGTCGAGATGGTGGCGGAGGATGACGGCAGTGGTCTGGTCATGTCGCCCGCCACCGCCGTGGACGGGCTGGCTCGGTACCTGAATGTGCCGGACCACTCCTTCGGTGACCAGTTCACGAACAACAGCATGGTGGACGGCATCCACGACTACCAGGCCAGCATTGAGGAGGAGGCGCCGGATGCCCGCCTGTCCCTCCTCCGTGAGTCCATTCCGGGGACGACGACCACGATGCGCCTGGCCGACGGCTCCGCCCTGGTGATCGGTCTCCTGGACGCCAGGATGACCATCGCCCCGCGCGAGGAGGGTGCCACGGTGATGGTGGACGAGGTGGCAGCCGCCCTGGCCGGCGAAGACAGCACTGAAAGCGACTCGCCGGTGGAGATGACGTACCGTGAGGTGGTGGCCCTGCGCATCCCGGCCGAGGGAGCCACCGGAGACGAGGCCAAGGTCTCCATGGTGGCCCTGACGGACGAGTTGCAGTCCGTCACCTACGAGTGACGGAGGGCCCCGACTCAACTCTCGATTCAGCTCTCGATCCAGCCTCGATCCCTTCAAGGAGTGCCCGGAATGTCCCAGCAGCCCCCAGCCATGCCGACCCACCTGCGCGGGGCCCTCGACCTGTCCGCTCTCAAGCGGCCGGCGGGCCAGCCCGGACCGCAAGGCCAGACCGGACAAGCGGGACAGCCGCGGCAACCCGGACCAGCCGGCCAGCCGTCGGCCCAGGGCGGGCCGGCGGGGAGCTGGGTCCTGGACAACGCCAGCCAGGGTGACCTGCAGCAGCTGGTCCAGCTCTCCTCCCGGGTGCCGGTCCTCGTCCACCTGGCAGCACCCTCGAATCCCGCGAGCCAGCAGATCGATGATCTCGTGGCCCCCGCCGTGGACGCTCGGGGTGGTCAACTGATCCTGGCCAGAGTGGATGCCGAGGCCGATCCGCAGGTCCTCCAGGTCTTCGGGCTGGCCGCCGGGCCGGCCGTCGTCGCGGTCCTGGCCGGTCAGCCGATCCCGGTCCTCAACCAGGCGGTTCCCGCCGACCAGCTCGAGCAGCTCCTGGACGAGCTGCTCGCCGCCGCCGCCCAGAACGGCGTCTCCGGCACGGTGCCTCCGCTGGCCCCGGCGCGCGAGTACGGCCAGGGCGCCGGCGGGTCCGTGGGGAACGACGCTCCGGCCGCTCCGGCTCTGCCACCGCTGCACCAGGAGGCCCAGGACGCGCTCGAGGCCGGCCAGTACGAGGCGGCTAAGGACGCCTACCGCAGGGCCTTGGCCGAGAATCCCGCCGATGCCGAGGCCAAGGTGGGACTCTCCCGCGCCGGGCTGTTCGCCCGGACCGCGGCCATGGACTCGAATGCCGTGCGGGAACGCGGCGCCACCGAGCCGGACGAGGTCCAGGCCCAGATCGACGTGGCCGATCTCGATGTGCTCGGCGGCCACGTGGAGGACGCCTTCAACCGATTGGTCCGTTTCATCGCCGGCCACCCGGGGCAGGAGCGGAACACCGCCCGCGAGCACCTCGTGGACCTCTACACCGTGGTGGGTGACCAGGACCCGCGCACGTCCGCGTCCCGCAAGGCGCTGGCCATGGCATTGTTCTAAGCAGCCATCTCCTGACTTAAGTCATGGCCGTCCTGGCCATGGCGCTCTCGTGGTCTGGGCCCGGCCCTTGCTAGCGTCAGGGGCATGAGCAATCCTGAGAGCTCCCTGTCAACGCCGTTCCCGCCAGAGCCGTCCGGTGCCGTGCCGGATCCGGACACGGCCCTGGCCATCCGTGGCCTGGCCAAGCGCTTCGGGGAGAAGATCGCCGTCAACGGCATCTCCCTGGACGTGCCCGCCGGTTCGTTCTACGGACTGGTCGGACCGAACGGTGCCGGCAAGACCACCGCCATGTCCATGGCCACGGGACTGCTGCGCCCGGACCACGGACAGGTCTGGATCCACGGCACTGATGTCTGGTCCGAGCCGCTGACCGCCAAGCGGCGCATGGGCGTGCTCGCTGACGGCGTGCGCCTCTTCGACCGGCTCACCGGGGAACAGCTCGTCACCTACTCAGGTCTCCTGCGCGGGCTGGACCGGGACACGGTGGCCAAGCGCACCGCCGATCTCCTGCGGGTCATGGACCTCACTGGGGACGCCGGAAAGCTCGTGGTGGACTACTCGGCCGGCATGACCAAGAAGGTCGCGCTGGCCTCGGCCATGATCCATGCTCCCAAGGTCCTCGTCCTGGACGAGCCCTTCGAGGCCGTGGACCCGGTCTCCGCCGCCAACATCCGGGACATCCTGGCGCAGTTCGTGGAGTCGGGCGGAACGGTGATCGTCTCCAGCCACGTCATGGACCTCGTCCAGCGAATGTGTGACCACGTGGCCATCATCGCCCAGGGCAACCTGCTGGCGGCCGGGACCGTGGACGAGGTCCGCGATGGACAGAGCCTCGAGGACCGCTTCGTGGATCTCGTGGGCGGCCGTTCGACCGGAGAGGGACTGTCATGGTTGCGCACCTGATCCGCATGAAGCTGGCCATCACGGTCAACGGGTGGAAGAAGAGCACCGGCCAGCTGGTGCTGGCCATCCTGCTGATGGCGTATCTCGCCTTCGTCCTCGTGATGTTGGGCGTCGGAGCCTCGTTCATGCCCGAACTCGAGACGGATGCCCGGGGCACCATCCTCACGCTGGTGGGGGCCGTCGCCGTGCTCGGCTGGATCATCGTCCCCGTGTTCTTCACCGGTGTGGACCTGACCCTGGACCCGGCGAACTTCGCGACCTTCGGGGTCCCGTCCCGTCAGCTGGTCCTCGGCCTGGCCATGGCCGGACTCGCCACGATCCCCGGCGCGGCCACCCTCATCGGCTTCCTGCTGTCCACGCTCGCGTGGCGGGACCAGGCCGGCCCGATGCTGTTGGCGGTGCCGACCACCATCCTGGGAGCCGTCTTCTGCATCTGCATCTCCTACGCCGTGACCGGACTGCTGGCCGGGATCACCGGGCAACGGCGGATCCGCGAGATCATGTCCATCGTCGCCTTCATCCCCTTGATGCTGGCCGGTGTCATCTTCGCCGGCATCGTCGAATCCGTGGAGGCGGCCCTGGAGCAGCTGCCCGGCCTGGCGGCCATCATCGCTTGGACCCCGCTCGGCTCCTTCACGGGGGCACCCTGGGCACTGGCCGAGGGGCGCCCACTCGAGGCCATGGCCCAGGCCGTATTGTGCCTGGTGTGGGTGGCCGGGGCCCTGTGGCTCTGGCAGCTGGCCGTGAACCGCAGCTATGCGCAGGTGCGCGGTTCCGGCCCCGCCAGTTCGAAGACCAAGACCGGACTCGGCCTGCTGGGGGTGTTCCCGGGGACGCCGGCCGGAGCCATCGCCGCCCGCTCGATGATCTACTGGCTCAAGGACCCCCGCTACTCGGCCTCCCTGGTGGTATTGCCGCTGCTGCTGGTGCTCTTCTGGTTCCTCGGTTACCAGTCGGGTGAGTACGTCATGATCCTGTTGATGGGTCCCATCACCGGCTTCATGCTCGGATACTCCATCTCCGCGGACATCAGCTACGACGGTTCGGCCTTCGCCCAGCACGTGACCGCCGGTGTCTCCGGTCGGGACGACCGCGTCGGCCGGATCGGTTCCCTGCTGGCGTGGGGGACCCCCGTGACGCTGCTGTTCACCGTCGCCACCGTGTGGATGGCCGGCCAATGGTGGCTGCTGCCCGGGCTGATCGGCGTCGGGATCGGCGCCCTGTTGACCGGGGCGGGTGTCTCCGCCCTGGTCTCCGCCCGGTTCATCTACCCGGTGCCGCCACCCGGCGCCAGTCCGTTCGCCACGCCTGAAGGCGGCGGCATGCGCATGATGCTCATCTCCCTCGGCGCCATGGTCGTGGTCGGGGCGCTCTGCCTGCCCGGCCTGATCCTCTACGTCGTGGCCCTGGCCACCGGCACCATGCTGCTGATGTGGATCACCCTCGTGGTGGGCCTGGGACTGGGGCTGTTCCTGCTCTGGCTTGGCATCCGGCTCGGGGCGAAGTGGTTCGACCGGTCCCAGGCAGAGACCTACCAGGCGGTGCTGGCCGCCACCGGCTGAGCGACCGCAGACTTGCCTCCACCCGGGTGCGGGGGCGGTAGACTGGGGGGCATGAGTTTGCCTGCCGATCCTGACCCCCATCAGCCTGGCGCCCCGGGGGCTCCCGGCGGCCCCAGCAGCGGCGGAGCCGCGGTCCTCGACCGCCAGGAGCAGCTGCAGGACGCCGAGCCGGGCGACCACGAGCGCTTCTCGCACTATGTCCGCAAAGAGAAGATCATGGAGTCCGCCGTCACCGGCGAACCCGTGGTGGCCCTCTGCGGCAAGGTGTGGACCCCGGGCCGGGACCCGGAACGGTTCCCGGTCTGCCCGGAGTGCAAGGAGATCTACGACGGCCTGAAGTCCCCCAAGGACGGCAACTCCGGCGGGGACTCCGGCAAGGGCGGATCCGGCGGGGGACGGCGCGGCTGGTTCGGCGGTCGCGGCTGAGCCGCGGTGCTGCTTTTCCGCACCGTTTAGCACCCGTCTTAACGCCCGTCTTTCCCTGACCGCGCCCACGTGACGGACCGCGCCGTACCCGGCCGGCCGGCGTCGTGCCGATGATTCTCTGATCACGCGGTCCCCGACCGTTTCACGCATGACGATGTGTATGCCCACGCCCGCGAGGAGGCCTCCGAAGATCCGTGTCTGATCCTGTGACTGATGCCGTACCCGGCGCCCTGTTCCACATCGGCGATGACCTGCCACCGGCACTGCCGGAGCGGGCTGCCTGGGGTACCGCCCAGAAGCTGCGCCAATGGCAGCAGGAGGCCCTGGAGCTGTACTTCTCCAAGCAGCCGCGGGACTTCATGGCGGTCGCCACCCCCGGCGCCGGCAAGACCACGTTCGCCCTGCGCGTGGCCAAGATGCTGCTGGAGGCCGGGACCGTCTCCCGCATCGCCGTCGTCGCGCCGACGGAGCACCTCAAGCGCCAGTGGGCGGATTCGGCGGCCCGCATCGGCGTCGCGATCGATCCCAACTTCAAGAACTCGGACGGACGGCACGGGGACGAGTACATCGGCGTCGCGCTGACATACGCCCAGGTCGCGTCGAAGCCCGTCCTGCACCGCAACCGCACCGAGAACGCACGAACCCTGGTGATCCTGGACGAGATCCACCATGGCGGCGACGCCCTGAGCTGGGGTGACGGTATCCGCGAGGCGTTCGAGCCGGCCACCCGGCGTCTGTCCCTGACCGGTACCCCGTTCCGCTCCGACACGGCGACCATCCCGTTTGTCGAGTACGTGGAGTACGACGACGGCATCCGCCGCTCGAAGTCCGACTACACCTACGGCTATGGCCCGGCCCTGCGCGACCACGTGGTGCGTCCCGTGATCTTCATGGCGTACTCGGGCCAGATGCGCTGGAAGACCAGCACGGGTGACATCATGGAGGCCCAGCTCGGCGAGGCCGCCACCAAGGACATCACGGCCCAGGCCTGGCGGACGGCGCTCAACCCGGAGGGGGAGTGGGTCCCCTCGGTCCTGGCGGCCGCGGATCGTCGCCTCACCGAGGTGCGGCGCAATGTGCCCGACGCCGGCGCGCTCGTCATCGCGACCGACCACGAGGATGCTCGCGCGTACGCCGCGCAGCTGACGCGGATCACCGGCGAGGAGGTGACCGTGGTGCTCTCGGACGACAAGGGCGCCTCGGACAAGATCGAGGAGTTCTCGGCCGGGACCCAGCGGTGGATGGTCGCCGTGCGCATGGTGTCCGAGGGCGTCGACGTGCCGCGGCTCTGTGTGGGCGTGTACGCCACGTCCACGTCCACCCCGCTGTTCTTCGCCCAGGCCGTCGGCCGCTTCGTGCGTTCCCGCAAGCGCGGGGAGACCGCCAGTGTCTTCCTGCCGTCCGTGCCGCAGCTGATGCTGCTGGCCAATGAGATGGAAGCCGAGCGAGACCACGCCCTGGACCGGCCCGAGTCTGCGGCCGGGGTGGATGGGCTTGAGGACCTGTCCCTGTCTCCGGAAGAGGACCTGCTGGCCGCGGCCAACCGTCTGGAGCGGGCCTCGGACTCCCTGACGAAGTCCGAGTTCAAGGCCCTGGAATCCCAGGCGTCCTTCGACAAGGTCCTGTTCGACGGCTCCGAGTTCGGCACCGGAGGTGCAATCGGTTCCGAGGACGAGCTGGACTTCCTCGGCATCCCGGGTCTCCTGGACGCCGAGCAGGTGGGTGAGCTGTTGCGCCAGCGCCAGGCCGATCAACTCAAGCGCCGGCCCAAGACCGGTGGGAACGCGGCGGCGGACCAGGTGCACCACGGTGCGGGCCCGGGGGCCGAGCAGGTGGTGGACCACCGCCGCCTCAAGCAGATGAGGTCGGAGCTGTCCAAGAACGTCTCGGCCTGGTCGGCACGGTCCGGGACCCCGCACGGGATGATCCACAACCGCCTCCGCGAGATCAGCGGCGGGCCGGCCGTTCCCCAGGCGACGGCCGAGCAGCTGGAGACCCGGCTGAAGACCCTCCAGGGCTGGTTCGTCGGCCGGAAGTGACCTGGACGTGAGGACGCGGCGCTAGTCTGCCGTGCCGCCCCACACCTGCAGCACGGCGCCGTTCTCCTCCATGAGCTCCAGGGCCTCATCGGACCGCTCCGGGTCCACGCCCGTCACGAGGTCCGTGTACACGGAGGTGTCATAGCCGGCGTCGATGGCGTCCAGCACGGTGGCGCGGACGCAGTGATCGGTGGCGATGCCGACCACCGTGACGGAGTTGATGCCCTCGGCCCGCAGCCAGTCGTCCAGGCCCGGGGCGTCCTCCTCGACGGCCGTGGCAGCAGCAGCAGTGGCGCCGAAGGGGCCGGCCGT of Citricoccus sp. K5 contains these proteins:
- a CDS encoding ABC transporter ATP-binding protein, whose amino-acid sequence is MSNPESSLSTPFPPEPSGAVPDPDTALAIRGLAKRFGEKIAVNGISLDVPAGSFYGLVGPNGAGKTTAMSMATGLLRPDHGQVWIHGTDVWSEPLTAKRRMGVLADGVRLFDRLTGEQLVTYSGLLRGLDRDTVAKRTADLLRVMDLTGDAGKLVVDYSAGMTKKVALASAMIHAPKVLVLDEPFEAVDPVSAANIRDILAQFVESGGTVIVSSHVMDLVQRMCDHVAIIAQGNLLAAGTVDEVRDGQSLEDRFVDLVGGRSTGEGLSWLRT
- a CDS encoding DUF3039 domain-containing protein; amino-acid sequence: MSLPADPDPHQPGAPGAPGGPSSGGAAVLDRQEQLQDAEPGDHERFSHYVRKEKIMESAVTGEPVVALCGKVWTPGRDPERFPVCPECKEIYDGLKSPKDGNSGGDSGKGGSGGGRRGWFGGRG
- a CDS encoding DEAD/DEAH box helicase, with protein sequence MSDPVTDAVPGALFHIGDDLPPALPERAAWGTAQKLRQWQQEALELYFSKQPRDFMAVATPGAGKTTFALRVAKMLLEAGTVSRIAVVAPTEHLKRQWADSAARIGVAIDPNFKNSDGRHGDEYIGVALTYAQVASKPVLHRNRTENARTLVILDEIHHGGDALSWGDGIREAFEPATRRLSLTGTPFRSDTATIPFVEYVEYDDGIRRSKSDYTYGYGPALRDHVVRPVIFMAYSGQMRWKTSTGDIMEAQLGEAATKDITAQAWRTALNPEGEWVPSVLAAADRRLTEVRRNVPDAGALVIATDHEDARAYAAQLTRITGEEVTVVLSDDKGASDKIEEFSAGTQRWMVAVRMVSEGVDVPRLCVGVYATSTSTPLFFAQAVGRFVRSRKRGETASVFLPSVPQLMLLANEMEAERDHALDRPESAAGVDGLEDLSLSPEEDLLAAANRLERASDSLTKSEFKALESQASFDKVLFDGSEFGTGGAIGSEDELDFLGIPGLLDAEQVGELLRQRQADQLKRRPKTGGNAAADQVHHGAGPGAEQVVDHRRLKQMRSELSKNVSAWSARSGTPHGMIHNRLREISGGPAVPQATAEQLETRLKTLQGWFVGRK
- a CDS encoding co-chaperone YbbN, producing the protein MSQQPPAMPTHLRGALDLSALKRPAGQPGPQGQTGQAGQPRQPGPAGQPSAQGGPAGSWVLDNASQGDLQQLVQLSSRVPVLVHLAAPSNPASQQIDDLVAPAVDARGGQLILARVDAEADPQVLQVFGLAAGPAVVAVLAGQPIPVLNQAVPADQLEQLLDELLAAAAQNGVSGTVPPLAPAREYGQGAGGSVGNDAPAAPALPPLHQEAQDALEAGQYEAAKDAYRRALAENPADAEAKVGLSRAGLFARTAAMDSNAVRERGATEPDEVQAQIDVADLDVLGGHVEDAFNRLVRFIAGHPGQERNTAREHLVDLYTVVGDQDPRTSASRKALAMALF
- a CDS encoding AI-2E family transporter, coding for MQDHDSPHAASGAVPEAASGSPSGAASGTPAAADAAAAAPRSGLLRRWWAARRLPGARPRPRFELRPAATSPSAAETEASTGPAVRAADAADPSHRIRLVHWAHPVQTGFLFTFGVGLAFLLYGIISANTQLLVWIGAALFISLGLDPVVRRIESWGAPRGVGVAAAVLLLAAILTLFFSLLIPTVVEQTTAFVNDLPAMVSDFLESQFFHDLDSQFGIRDIAVTELEKFIGDSSNVTAVFGGLFGVGTAIVNTGFSVLIVLVLTLYFLATLPAMKFWAYRLAPSTRRPRVEYLGEEITSSVGHYVIGQSVVAGLNGLVAFIAISIAGIPFGALLAFFAGLMAFIPLVGAMTGGIILTLVALTGGWQQALIFAAIYFIYLQVEAYFVSPRVMSKAVAVPGSVAVIAVIAGAALLGVLGALMAIPLAAAVMLVVKEVLIPRQDRI